A genomic stretch from Onychostoma macrolepis isolate SWU-2019 chromosome 02, ASM1243209v1, whole genome shotgun sequence includes:
- the LOC131533149 gene encoding uncharacterized protein LOC131533149: protein MALMQVHQAKALKDLHEGGHDLAVIHELCAATDLVLRATKMTAQSLGHAMSTLVVQERHLWLCLADMKEQEKVQFLNAPVSQTGLFADAVESFAQQFSAAQKQTEVIKHIMRRRKPAASTLAAAPQPARRRGRPLRLLPLSCSGSSLPPGCVVEPVAGRTPSPSRPTPNLVASASARGPETGDPGMETARREMVTAPLPPPEEGRVENLVLFCFCSGAGPAASGTQNINKRAVSSISGSQEEESGEPCITGSLPSSSLASRQQWVAQEHPSCPFVEPGKGGNTRVPASSRHTPGCHKPQAGFLCFLPHEEESGECYTAHPGPVPCRHRPGHHRFRARSLCSTSLPHRGHVGGPTGPADTVSRSLASTPQSVSVAPADHQTQLCDSVRPASPQVQGHSVQFSQGCRCPCLACGNCSPPADMRSGFYSPYFIVPKKSGGLRPILDLRVLNRALHKMLFKMLMQKRIFGCVRPLDWFAVIDLKDAFFHVLILPRHRPFLRFAFKGRAYRYKVLPFGLSLSPRVFTKVAEPLFL from the coding sequence atggcgttaatgcaggtccaccaggccaaagccctgaaagatctgcacgagggtggtcatgACCTGGCGGTTATACATGAGCTGTGTGCTGCGACGGATCTCGTGCTTCGAGCGACGAAGATGACCGCACAGTCTCTGGGTCATGCGATGTCCACActagtggtccaggagcgccatctctggctgtgtctcgctgacatgaaggagcaggagaaggtacagttcctgaatgctcccgTGTCGCAGACTGGCCTTTTCGCCGATGCTGTCGAgagctttgcccagcagttctcggcagcccagaagcagactgaggtgatcaaacacatcatgcgCCGGAGGAAACCTGCTGCTTCCACTCTGGCTGCAGCCCCTCAGCCTGCTCGTCGTCGTGGGCGCCCCCTGCGGCTGCTCCCGCTCTCGTGCAGCGGCAGCAGCCTTCCACCAGGCTGCGTCGTGGAGCCGGTCGCAGGCAGGACGCCCAGCCCGTCCAGGCCCACACCAAACCTGGTGGCAAGCGCAAGtgcaagaggccctgagacggGTGACCCAGGGATGGAGACTGCTCGTCGggagatggtgaccgcaccactccctcccccagaggagggccgggtggagaatcttgttttgttttgtttttgttccggTGCTGGTCCAGCAGCCAGCGGTAcccaaaacatcaataaaagagCGGTTTCCTCaatctctgggtctcaagaggaggagagtggtgaACCGTGCATCACAGGATCGCTTCCCTCCTCCTCTCTCGCCAGCAGGCAGCAGTGGGTTGCCCAAGAGCACCCCTCCTGCCCATTCGTGGAACCAGGTAAGGGCGGTAACACTCGAGTCCCCGCTTCAAGTCGTCACACACCGGGCTGTCACAAGCCTCAAGCCGGGTTTctgtgtttcctccctcacgaggAGGAATCAGGTGAGTGTTACACTGCACACCCAGGCCCCGTCCCCTGCCGTCACAGGCCAGGCCATCACAGGTTCCGGGCCAggtccctgtgttccacctcgctgccccaccgcgGGCACGTCGGTGGTCCCACTGGTCCCGCTGATACGGTCTCTCGGAGCCTGGCTAGCACTCCCCAGTCCGTCTCTGTGGCTCCTGCGGACCATCAGACTCAGCTATGCGATTCAGTTCGTCCAGCGTCCCCCCAAGTTCAGGGGCATTCGGTTCAGTTCAGTCAAGGCTGTCGATGCCCCTGTCTTGCGTGTGGAAATTGCAGTcctccagccgatatgaggtcggggttttacagcccttacttcattgtgcccaagaaaagcggtgggttacgaccgatcttggatctgcgagttttgaaccgtgcacttcacaagatgctGTTCAAGATGTTGATGCAGAAACGCATTTTTGGGTGCGTCCGTCCCCTAGATTGGTTTGCAgtgatcgacctgaaggacgcgttCTTTCATGTCTTGATTCTCCCGcgacacaggccattcctgcgattCGCGTTCAAGGGTCGGGCATATCggtacaaggtcctgcccttcgggctgtccctttcGCCTCGTGTCTTCACCAAAGTCGCAGAGCCCTTGTTCCTCTGA